The nucleotide sequence GACTTTATCTCCTTTTTTTAGAGTAAGATTAAAGGCGTCGACAGTGTAGATAGGAAATTCTATTCTATGTATTTTATTTTGGATTTCTATATAAAATACTTCAACGTCTTTTATCTCCTCACCATCTGGTTTAATCTCTGTTTTTATAGAATTTTCAACATAACTTCCAACTTTTTTTATTATTTTTCCAGTGACATATTCCTCTTTTGCAAAAGAAAAAATAGAAAATATAAGAAAAATTCCAAGTATTAATTTTTTCATAGATGCTCCTTATTAAAATTAAAAATAAGTAAATGGCTGTTATTTTTAACAGCCATTTATAAAATTATTTTTTCTTTTCTTGAATCCAAGGGGAAGAATTTCCCATAGAATAATTTTTAATAAATTCCTCTTTAAATTCTAAGTATCTATCTTCTAAAATAGCAGTTCTTGCTTTTTTCATAAGATTTACTAAGAAATATAAATTATGATAAGTAGTAAGTCTTTGTCCTAAAATCTCTCCAGCTTTTAAAAGATGTCTTATATAACCTCTTTTATAATTTCTACAAACATAACAGTCGCAGTCTTCATCTAGTGGTCTATCATCTTCAGCGTAGATAGCATTTTTTATAACAAGTCTTCCATATTTAGTAAACACAGTTCCATGTCTTCCGATTCTTGTTGGGTGAACACAGTCCATCATATCAATTCCATGTTCTACAGCCTCTAACATATCAAGAGGTTCTCCAACTCCCATTAAATATCTCGGTTTTTCTTCAGGGAAAAGTGGAGTTACATTTTTAAGGATTCTATACATGTCCTCTTTTTTCTCTCCAACAGCAAGTCCTCCCATTGCATAACCAGATATATCTTCATCAAGAACTTTTAATTCATTTAAACTTTTCTCTCTTAGATCTTCATAAATTCCCCCTTGAACAATTGCAAAAAGTCCTTGTTCAGTAGGTCTTTTATGATAAGTTACACATCTTTTTGCCCATCTTGTAGTTCTTTCAATAGATGGGATAAGATATTCTCTTGAAGATGCTCCTGGTGGGCATTCATCAAAAAGCATAACTATATCAGATCCAAGATTATTTTGAATTTCTATTGATTTTTCAGGAGATAAAAATCTTTTTGATCCATCAAGATGAGATGAAAAAGCAACTCCCTCTTCAGTTATTTTTCTAAGATGTCCTAAGCTAAATACTTGGAAACCACCACTATCTGTAAGAATTGGTCTGTCCCAATTACTAAACTCATGAAGTCCACCAAATCTTGCAATAAGCTCATCAGATGGTCTTAAATGTAAGTGATAAGTATTTCCAAGGATAATCTCTGTTCCAAGTTCTAAAAGTTCTTCTTTAGTCATTCCTTTTACAGAACCTTGAGTTCCGACAGGCATAAATACAGGAGTTTCTATTTTTCCGTGAGGAGTTGTTATAACTCCAGCTCTAGCATTACCCTGTTTTTTTATTAATTCATATGTTACTGGTAATTTTTTCATTATTTTATTTCCAACCTCTTACCTTTCTATCTCTATTACATATTTAATTTTTTTGATATTTTCAATAAGTAAACTGTAATCTCTCTTATTAGAAATTTCAACAGCCACTTTTATTTTTAGATATTTTTTACCATTTTTTGTAATTGTATTTGAGTTGATATCTGTTAAGAAAATTTTATGATTTGCAATTAAAGCTACAATCTCCATAACAAGACTTTTATTATCTTCAGCGATGATAGAGAATTTAAATTGATATTTATTAAGTTTTTTATTAACAACATCTAAATCCCATTTAACATTTATTTGTCTTTCAGGTTCGTGTTCTATCATATTTTGGAAGTTTTTACAATCTTTTCTGTGGATTGCAATCCCTGTAAGTTTTGTAATATATCCACCGATTTCATCACCTGGAAGAGGGGTACAACATTTTGCAAATCTTATTAAAGTATTGTCTATTCCTTCAACTATTATTCCATAATCATTTTTCTTTCTTGAACTTTTTTGAGTAGGAGCTATAACAGTTTTTTGAGGAATATCTTTTTCTCTGATACTTTC is from Fusobacterium perfoetens and encodes:
- the tgt gene encoding tRNA guanosine(34) transglycosylase Tgt encodes the protein MKKLPVTYELIKKQGNARAGVITTPHGKIETPVFMPVGTQGSVKGMTKEELLELGTEIILGNTYHLHLRPSDELIARFGGLHEFSNWDRPILTDSGGFQVFSLGHLRKITEEGVAFSSHLDGSKRFLSPEKSIEIQNNLGSDIVMLFDECPPGASSREYLIPSIERTTRWAKRCVTYHKRPTEQGLFAIVQGGIYEDLREKSLNELKVLDEDISGYAMGGLAVGEKKEDMYRILKNVTPLFPEEKPRYLMGVGEPLDMLEAVEHGIDMMDCVHPTRIGRHGTVFTKYGRLVIKNAIYAEDDRPLDEDCDCYVCRNYKRGYIRHLLKAGEILGQRLTTYHNLYFLVNLMKKARTAILEDRYLEFKEEFIKNYSMGNSSPWIQEKKK